A genomic region of Nitrosomonas ureae contains the following coding sequences:
- a CDS encoding RDD family protein has protein sequence MTYSTPGFWRRIICLIYEFLLLLAVLLFAGFIFHLIFRDTQAVYFRPLFQFYLLLVMGYYFTWFWTHGGQTLAMQTWKMRIVTANGSGLTKKQAIIRYLLAITGIFLFGFGIIWALLDRDHQFLHDRIAGTRIILLIS, from the coding sequence ATGACTTACTCCACACCCGGCTTCTGGCGTCGCATTATTTGTCTGATTTATGAATTTCTTCTTCTACTAGCCGTTTTGTTATTTGCGGGATTCATTTTTCATCTTATTTTCAGAGATACACAAGCGGTTTATTTTCGCCCACTATTTCAATTTTATCTACTCTTAGTCATGGGGTATTACTTCACCTGGTTTTGGACACATGGCGGGCAAACATTAGCCATGCAAACCTGGAAGATGCGCATCGTGACAGCGAATGGCAGCGGCCTAACAAAAAAACAAGCTATTATTCGTTACTTGCTTGCAATAACCGGGATCTTTCTTTTTGGGTTTGGAATCATCTGGGCATTGCTTGATCGCGATCACCAATTTCTCCATGACCGTATCGCAGGAACCCGAATCATTTTGTTGATAAGTTAG
- a CDS encoding GGDEF domain-containing protein, with amino-acid sequence MVIKIKKANLDITTLMNQILIDPVTGYKNRQAFETELDTEILRSKRYSRSLSLAIIDIDLLKLFTDNYDYKSKSNSIKKVSQEIKTNIRITDFFYRIDINVFAIIFSETDLIEAKKVCEAIRKKISSIIDKNAENKIMISIGIATLEQADNKINLCKRAEDALFISKQNGGHQVSTLPAVANKEKPPVAAILSRSRYD; translated from the coding sequence ATGGTAATTAAAATCAAAAAAGCAAATCTGGACATTACAACGCTAATGAACCAAATATTGATTGATCCTGTTACAGGATACAAAAACCGCCAAGCTTTTGAAACCGAACTGGATACAGAAATTCTGCGCAGCAAGCGATATAGTCGCAGTTTATCCTTAGCGATTATCGATATTGATCTTTTAAAGTTATTTACTGACAATTACGATTATAAAAGCAAAAGCAATTCTATCAAGAAAGTTTCCCAAGAAATCAAAACCAACATCAGAATAACCGATTTCTTTTACCGCATTGATATTAATGTGTTTGCTATTATATTTTCTGAAACAGATTTGATTGAAGCTAAAAAAGTATGTGAAGCCATCCGCAAGAAAATCTCCTCCATCATCGATAAAAACGCTGAAAACAAGATCATGATAAGTATCGGTATCGCGACGCTAGAACAAGCGGATAACAAAATTAATCTATGCAAGCGCGCGGAAGACGCCCTCTTTATCTCAAAGCAGAATGGAGGACATCAGGTTTCCACTTTGCCTGCAGTTGCCAATAAAGAAAAACCCCCTGTCGCTGCCATCTTGTCTCGTTCAAGATACGATTGA
- a CDS encoding DNA translocase FtsK, with protein sequence MNLLNKPMAKKSSGHSFPPRVARLLRESGLLMLMGAALYLILIFFSYDRSDAGWSHSGDFNQINNAGGHVGAWLADLLLYLFGASAWWWIAFFLSAIAWSYRRIDTVGIFDRHSLLLSLGGFLLLLAASSGLESLRFYSLSISLPLLPGGMLGNTISHYLSQILGFTGATLTLLILIAVGFSQFTGLSWVRFVEMLGESVENLLLLLKNTWETKQDKFAGIIASHVRERVVENEKKRIESNPILHIEPPTTNIAKSQRIVKEKQSSLFSDLPDSPLPPLHLLDEPDKDFEVLSKEVLEFTSRLIERKLKEFGVDVKVVAAFPGPVITRYEIEPAIGVKGNQVINLVKDLARALSVASIRVVETIPGKTTMGLEIPNPKRQIVRLQEILSSQVYADSSSPLTIALGKDISGRPMVSDLAKMPHALVAGTTGSGKSVAINAVILSLIYKTAPDQTRLILIDPKMLELSVYEGIPHLLTPVVTDMREAASALRWCVAEMERRYKLMSALGVRNLGGYNQKIQEASKNETPVINPLALPGEEPEYLEELPLIVVVIDELADLMMVAGKKVEQLIARLAQKARASGIHLLLATQRPSVDVITGLIKANIPTRIAFQVSSKIDSRTILDQMGAEALLGQGDMLYLPPGSGYPQRVHGAFVADHEVHKVVEYLKEHGEPNYIEEILRVDDEEGDTGNSLEFKKSSEGEADPLYDEAVAIVIKTRRASISLVQRNLRIGYNRAARLVEDMERAGLVSSMQSNGNREVLAPARNE encoded by the coding sequence ATGAATTTATTGAACAAGCCAATGGCCAAAAAATCAAGCGGCCATTCTTTTCCACCCAGAGTAGCCCGGTTATTGCGTGAATCGGGGCTATTGATGTTGATGGGCGCTGCACTCTATCTGATATTAATATTTTTTAGTTACGACCGTAGCGATGCAGGTTGGTCGCACAGTGGCGATTTTAATCAAATCAATAATGCAGGAGGACACGTCGGCGCATGGCTAGCTGACTTATTGCTATATCTATTTGGCGCATCCGCATGGTGGTGGATTGCTTTCTTTCTGTCTGCAATTGCATGGAGTTATCGTCGAATAGATACTGTCGGTATTTTTGATCGGCATTCCCTGTTACTTTCTCTTGGTGGTTTTTTATTGTTGCTAGCAGCAAGCAGCGGCCTGGAATCGCTCAGATTTTACTCTCTCAGTATTTCGTTGCCCTTACTGCCGGGTGGGATGCTAGGCAACACAATCAGTCATTATCTCTCGCAAATACTGGGATTTACGGGCGCAACGCTGACATTACTGATACTCATCGCTGTCGGATTTAGTCAATTTACAGGCTTATCCTGGGTCCGATTCGTAGAAATGCTTGGCGAGAGTGTTGAAAATCTATTATTACTCCTCAAAAATACATGGGAAACAAAGCAGGATAAATTTGCAGGCATCATTGCCTCTCACGTCCGGGAAAGAGTCGTTGAGAACGAAAAAAAACGTATTGAAAGCAATCCAATTCTGCATATCGAGCCACCCACGACGAATATTGCTAAATCTCAACGCATTGTCAAAGAGAAGCAATCTTCATTATTTTCAGATTTACCTGACTCACCGCTGCCTCCCCTGCATCTCCTGGATGAACCGGATAAAGATTTTGAAGTATTATCCAAGGAGGTTCTGGAATTCACTTCTCGCCTAATCGAACGAAAGCTTAAAGAATTTGGTGTTGATGTCAAAGTTGTTGCCGCCTTCCCCGGGCCAGTTATCACGCGCTATGAAATTGAGCCTGCCATTGGGGTCAAGGGTAATCAAGTCATTAATCTGGTTAAGGATCTGGCGCGCGCACTATCAGTTGCCAGTATCCGGGTAGTCGAAACTATTCCGGGGAAAACCACCATGGGACTGGAAATTCCCAACCCAAAACGCCAGATTGTTCGACTCCAGGAGATTCTCAGTTCACAAGTCTATGCTGATTCCTCTTCGCCGTTGACTATTGCATTGGGCAAAGATATCAGTGGTCGCCCGATGGTATCGGATCTTGCTAAAATGCCTCACGCACTGGTAGCTGGAACCACTGGATCAGGCAAATCAGTGGCGATCAATGCCGTTATCCTGAGCCTTATATATAAAACCGCACCGGATCAAACCCGCTTGATCCTGATTGATCCCAAAATGCTGGAATTATCGGTGTATGAAGGTATTCCGCATTTGCTGACACCGGTTGTCACCGATATGCGGGAAGCGGCTAGTGCATTACGCTGGTGTGTCGCCGAAATGGAGCGTCGTTATAAGCTGATGTCTGCATTAGGTGTACGCAATCTCGGTGGTTATAATCAGAAAATACAAGAAGCCAGTAAAAATGAAACGCCCGTAATTAACCCGCTGGCACTGCCTGGAGAAGAACCGGAATACCTGGAAGAATTGCCGCTCATTGTCGTAGTAATTGATGAGTTAGCCGATTTAATGATGGTCGCCGGTAAGAAAGTTGAACAATTAATTGCCCGACTTGCACAAAAAGCACGAGCATCAGGCATCCATTTGCTATTGGCAACCCAACGCCCCTCCGTCGATGTGATAACCGGTTTGATCAAAGCAAACATTCCTACACGAATTGCTTTTCAGGTTTCGAGCAAGATTGATTCACGCACCATTCTCGATCAGATGGGAGCAGAAGCCTTACTGGGTCAGGGTGACATGCTGTACTTACCGCCCGGCAGCGGCTATCCGCAGCGTGTTCATGGAGCTTTTGTCGCCGATCATGAGGTACACAAAGTGGTTGAATACCTCAAAGAACATGGTGAACCTAACTATATCGAAGAGATTCTCAGAGTTGACGATGAAGAAGGCGATACCGGTAATTCACTAGAATTTAAAAAATCATCCGAGGGAGAAGCAGATCCGCTCTATGATGAAGCAGTTGCCATCGTAATTAAAACCCGCCGTGCCTCTATCTCTCTCGTACAAAGAAATTTGCGCATCGGCTATAATCGCGCAGCCCGGCTAGTTGAAGATATGGAACGGGCCGGTTTGGTCTCATCGATGCAAAGTAACGGTAATCGGGAAGTGTTAGCTCCGGCACGTAACGAATAA
- the lolA gene encoding outer membrane lipoprotein chaperone LolA has translation MVRLNCSIFFLLLTLIPVLAEATAINSLKTFIQETRTVRAKFSQTLYDKNSRAIQESTGTMQFERPEKFRWTYEKPYEQLIVGNGTQVWFYDHDLNQVTIRQFSIAIGSSPAALLAGSSTIEDNFELVELGMQNEMEWLEAIPKSKESAFEFIQMGFSPEGALKIMALRDNFGQTTLLSFSELDKNPTLPADLFKFIPPDNADVITE, from the coding sequence ATGGTGCGTTTGAACTGTTCCATTTTCTTCTTGCTACTCACCCTGATACCCGTTTTGGCTGAAGCAACCGCTATTAACAGTCTGAAAACTTTCATCCAGGAAACCCGCACAGTCCGCGCAAAATTCTCACAAACACTGTACGATAAAAATTCCCGTGCCATTCAAGAATCAACAGGCACCATGCAATTCGAGCGTCCGGAAAAATTTCGCTGGACTTACGAGAAGCCATATGAGCAACTGATTGTTGGCAATGGAACGCAAGTCTGGTTTTATGATCATGACCTCAATCAAGTAACGATACGCCAATTCAGCATCGCTATCGGCAGCAGTCCAGCCGCATTACTCGCCGGTAGTAGTACGATTGAAGATAATTTCGAACTGGTTGAATTAGGCATGCAAAATGAGATGGAATGGCTCGAAGCAATTCCCAAAAGTAAGGAGAGCGCTTTTGAATTCATCCAGATGGGATTCTCACCAGAGGGCGCGCTCAAGATCATGGCATTGCGGGATAATTTTGGGCAAACGACATTATTGTCATTCTCCGAGCTGGATAAAAACCCTACTCTACCCGCCGATTTATTTAAATTCATCCCTCCGGACAATGCAGACGTCATCACTGAATGA
- a CDS encoding replication-associated recombination protein A → MQTSSLNDPGLFSANAPQAPLAELLRPKQLSDVIGQNHLLGAGKPLRLAFESGKPHSMILWGPPGTGKTSLARLMSTEFNCEFISLSAVLSGIKDIRNAIEEARSVLQKTGRHTILFVDEVHRFNKSQQDAFLPHIEQGLITFIGATTENPSFEINNALLSRIQVYILTALSEHELSCLLEHAQNQMPDNLQFSDESRKLLIEFADGDARRLLNLLEQIHTAAKTESITQISKDIVLNTLSRNMRSFDKGGDEFYDQISALHKSVRGSSPDAALYWLCRMLDGGADALYIGRRLIRMAVEDIGLADPRALRLTLDACETYERLGTPEGELALAQATLYLACAAKSNAAYLAYKKARSLVAQDKSRRVPIQLRNAPTKLMQDIGYGNAYIYAHDCPEAYAAGQSYFPDEMSEVSFYEPTAYGLEQKIQEKLAYLRNLDKQAKNKL, encoded by the coding sequence ATGCAGACGTCATCACTGAATGATCCAGGTCTTTTCTCGGCCAACGCACCGCAAGCACCACTAGCGGAACTGCTACGTCCCAAACAACTCAGCGACGTCATAGGACAAAACCATCTACTCGGCGCTGGAAAACCGTTACGCTTAGCATTTGAATCGGGTAAACCACATTCCATGATTTTATGGGGTCCGCCAGGAACCGGAAAAACTTCCTTGGCGCGTCTCATGTCCACTGAATTCAATTGTGAATTCATATCGTTATCCGCCGTTCTATCTGGCATCAAAGATATTCGCAATGCGATCGAAGAAGCTCGATCAGTCTTGCAAAAAACCGGTCGACACACCATTCTTTTTGTCGATGAGGTACATCGCTTTAACAAATCACAGCAAGACGCTTTCTTACCGCATATAGAACAAGGCTTGATCACTTTCATCGGCGCGACTACGGAAAATCCATCCTTTGAAATTAACAATGCGCTGTTATCACGCATTCAAGTATATATCCTCACCGCCTTATCCGAACACGAGCTATCCTGTTTACTTGAACACGCCCAAAACCAGATGCCGGATAATTTACAATTTTCCGATGAATCAAGGAAGCTGCTAATCGAATTCGCTGATGGCGACGCCAGACGTTTACTGAATCTGCTGGAGCAAATTCACACTGCAGCTAAAACCGAATCAATCACGCAAATCAGCAAAGATATCGTCCTTAACACGCTATCACGTAATATGCGCAGCTTTGATAAAGGTGGCGATGAGTTTTATGATCAGATATCCGCATTGCATAAATCCGTCCGTGGATCTTCGCCCGATGCAGCGCTCTATTGGTTGTGCCGCATGCTGGACGGCGGCGCCGATGCCCTGTATATCGGACGCAGATTGATCCGCATGGCCGTTGAAGACATCGGCTTGGCTGATCCGCGTGCTTTGCGTTTGACATTGGATGCGTGTGAGACTTACGAACGACTAGGGACGCCCGAAGGTGAATTGGCGCTGGCACAAGCCACCTTGTATTTGGCATGCGCAGCGAAAAGTAATGCCGCCTACCTGGCTTACAAGAAAGCCCGTTCTCTGGTTGCCCAGGATAAATCGCGCCGTGTTCCGATACAACTGCGTAATGCCCCCACAAAACTGATGCAAGATATTGGTTATGGAAACGCATATATTTATGCACATGATTGCCCCGAAGCATATGCCGCAGGTCAAAGTTACTTTCCGGATGAAATGTCTGAAGTGAGCTTTTATGAACCGACTGCTTACGGACTCGAACAAAAAATTCAAGAAAAATTAGCTTACTTGCGAAACTTGGATAAACAAGCAAAGAATAAGCTATAG
- the serS gene encoding serine--tRNA ligase, with product MLEIQQLRTDLDNVIRQLAKRGYIFPVETFNTLEAERKIIQTQTQELQAQRNTTSKRIGQAKSKGEDISAIMTEVTHLGDALKLAEDQLEQIQYNLQKILLEVPNLPHISVPDGKDETGNVQIRHWGEPRQFDFAIKDHVSIGEGLGLLDFETAAKLSGARFSLMKGGLARLHRALAQFMLDTHTLEHGYTETYVPYLVNRNSLRGTGQLPKFAQDLFAITTGDAESSSVGSISEYHLIPTAEVPITNMVRDEIVPLQSLPLKYVSHTPCFRSEAGSYGRDTRGLIRQHQFDKVELVHIVHPDQSYDALEQLVGHAEKILQKLMLPYRVMALCTGDMGFSAAKTYDIEVWLPAQNTYREISSCSNCEAFQARRMQARFRNENGKPMLLHTLNGSGLAVGRTLVAVLENYQNADGSITIPEVLRSYMNGLDQLGRSSAK from the coding sequence ATGTTAGAAATTCAACAACTACGTACTGATCTGGATAATGTTATCCGACAGCTCGCCAAAAGAGGCTACATTTTTCCGGTCGAAACATTCAATACCTTGGAAGCAGAACGCAAAATTATACAAACCCAGACACAGGAATTGCAGGCACAGCGTAATACAACTTCAAAGAGAATCGGTCAGGCCAAAAGCAAAGGTGAAGACATTTCGGCAATTATGACTGAAGTGACACATCTAGGTGATGCATTGAAACTTGCGGAAGATCAGCTTGAGCAAATTCAATATAATTTGCAGAAAATACTGCTCGAGGTGCCTAACCTGCCGCATATCAGCGTCCCTGATGGCAAGGACGAGACGGGCAATGTGCAAATTCGCCACTGGGGCGAACCGCGGCAATTTGATTTTGCCATCAAAGACCATGTCAGCATCGGCGAGGGCCTCGGGTTACTGGATTTTGAAACCGCCGCCAAGCTCAGTGGCGCACGCTTTAGCTTGATGAAAGGCGGACTCGCCCGTTTGCATCGGGCACTGGCACAATTTATGCTGGATACGCATACGCTGGAACATGGATACACGGAAACATATGTACCCTATCTGGTCAACCGGAACAGTCTGCGCGGTACGGGGCAACTCCCCAAATTCGCACAAGATTTATTTGCTATCACTACCGGTGACGCAGAATCATCCTCTGTAGGAAGTATATCTGAATATCATCTCATTCCTACTGCTGAAGTACCGATTACCAACATGGTGCGCGATGAGATCGTGCCGCTGCAATCATTACCCCTCAAATATGTATCGCATACACCCTGTTTTCGTTCGGAAGCCGGCAGCTATGGCCGTGATACGCGCGGCCTGATTCGTCAGCATCAATTTGATAAAGTGGAGCTGGTACATATCGTTCACCCGGATCAATCCTACGATGCCCTGGAGCAACTGGTCGGTCATGCGGAAAAAATTTTACAGAAGTTGATGCTACCCTACCGGGTCATGGCTTTGTGCACCGGAGATATGGGCTTTTCGGCGGCCAAAACTTATGATATTGAGGTTTGGCTGCCAGCACAAAACACCTATCGGGAGATTTCCTCCTGCAGCAATTGTGAAGCGTTCCAGGCCCGCCGCATGCAAGCACGCTTTCGTAATGAAAATGGCAAGCCGATGTTGCTACACACATTAAATGGCTCTGGATTGGCCGTTGGACGCACGCTGGTAGCGGTGCTGGAAAACTACCAAAATGCGGATGGCAGCATCACCATACCGGAAGTTTTACGCTCCTATATGAACGGCCTTGACCAACTCGGGCGTAGCAGCGCAAAATAA
- a CDS encoding DUF6781 family protein codes for MQNEHTGQFDNTSDNDSKLKTLEAEVREAIASGTHIQETVHRLTLEAMNAKHIDLESLQRIITAVMDGVHDGAAHQLQHATNQAHAAKSQITEAVAGLDSALAGFAEASKLAVQEVTSQARKFSDTELQRTRSDLEGLESLFLDTLHRTGTAAQGVIAEILLDLSQHAKNNGTTVGSQLKETLAIFAQQIAAVGQSQLETGATLAQKTAEFVSKITQGVLSGIKDKSK; via the coding sequence ATGCAAAATGAACATACCGGTCAGTTCGACAACACATCTGACAACGATAGTAAGCTTAAAACACTCGAAGCAGAGGTTCGTGAAGCGATTGCCAGCGGCACGCATATTCAAGAAACCGTACACCGGCTTACCCTGGAAGCCATGAATGCAAAACATATTGATCTGGAATCCCTGCAGCGAATCATCACTGCGGTGATGGATGGCGTGCACGACGGCGCGGCACACCAATTGCAACATGCAACTAATCAAGCGCACGCAGCAAAATCACAGATTACCGAAGCGGTTGCAGGGCTTGATTCGGCGCTCGCTGGATTTGCTGAAGCTTCCAAACTTGCCGTTCAAGAAGTAACAAGCCAAGCCAGGAAATTCTCTGACACCGAGTTACAACGCACTCGCTCTGATCTGGAAGGTCTGGAAAGTTTATTTCTTGATACGCTTCATCGTACCGGCACAGCAGCGCAAGGCGTGATTGCAGAGATTCTGTTGGATTTAAGCCAGCATGCAAAAAATAATGGAACCACGGTAGGTTCGCAATTAAAAGAAACCTTGGCCATTTTTGCACAGCAGATCGCAGCAGTCGGGCAATCCCAGCTGGAAACCGGTGCCACTCTCGCGCAAAAAACAGCTGAATTTGTGAGTAAAATTACTCAAGGTGTCCTCTCTGGAATCAAGGACAAATCCAAATAA
- a CDS encoding recombination-associated protein RdgC yields the protein MNSLEEALSNHALQPCLQMEMQSRGWMTPREEPQNFVHAYGQQWLIALGVEKKLLPAGVINQQAKGRLAKMEQMQGFKPSKKQIRDIKEATIIELMPRAFTQRHKTYAWIDAVKNRLIIDTASTQKADELVEVLVKSMHGLTLAPLETQTSPSSAMTRWLSGTDLPSIFSIDRDCELQGMNDEKATVKYTHHVLEAEETARHIRAGKKVIKLAMTWDSKISFVLHDNLQLRRIVPQDIVKESTEDAEELFVSDFAIMTGELSQLITEMVDALGGEDLS from the coding sequence TTGAATAGCCTCGAAGAGGCGTTGTCCAATCATGCGTTGCAGCCATGTCTGCAAATGGAGATGCAAAGCCGTGGTTGGATGACACCGCGCGAGGAACCGCAAAATTTTGTCCATGCCTATGGTCAGCAGTGGCTGATTGCTTTGGGTGTGGAGAAGAAGTTGCTACCGGCCGGTGTGATCAATCAGCAGGCTAAAGGCCGTTTAGCGAAAATGGAGCAGATGCAAGGCTTCAAGCCAAGTAAGAAACAAATCAGGGATATCAAGGAAGCTACAATTATTGAGTTGATGCCACGCGCTTTTACGCAGCGGCACAAAACGTATGCCTGGATCGATGCGGTCAAGAATCGTTTGATTATCGATACGGCAAGTACTCAGAAAGCCGATGAACTGGTTGAGGTGTTGGTTAAATCGATGCACGGCCTGACGTTGGCACCATTGGAAACTCAGACTTCTCCTTCCTCAGCGATGACGCGTTGGTTGTCCGGTACTGATTTGCCCTCTATATTCAGTATCGATAGGGATTGCGAGTTGCAAGGCATGAATGATGAGAAAGCGACCGTCAAATATACTCATCATGTGCTGGAAGCCGAAGAGACCGCGCGTCATATCCGGGCGGGGAAGAAAGTGATTAAACTGGCAATGACGTGGGATAGTAAAATTTCATTTGTGCTGCATGATAATTTACAACTGCGACGGATCGTACCACAGGATATTGTGAAAGAATCGACAGAGGATGCTGAGGAATTGTTTGTCAGTGATTTCGCCATTATGACCGGTGAGTTAAGTCAACTTATTACCGAAATGGTTGATGCACTAGGTGGTGAGGATTTAAGCTAG
- a CDS encoding DUF2007 domain-containing protein, which produces MKKIYSANTLMEAQIVLDLLEHAYIPAQIFNQHAQGVTGEIPFTHAYPEIWITRDDDHERAKRVIETYENTPVTTGNVHCPSCHEENPANFQLCWKCGSGLEVAVYRDHI; this is translated from the coding sequence ATGAAGAAAATATATTCCGCCAACACTTTGATGGAAGCCCAGATAGTACTGGATCTGCTCGAACACGCCTACATTCCGGCGCAAATTTTTAACCAGCACGCGCAAGGCGTAACCGGGGAAATCCCTTTTACGCACGCGTATCCTGAAATATGGATCACCCGCGACGATGACCATGAGCGCGCCAAACGTGTCATTGAAACCTACGAAAACACCCCGGTTACAACCGGCAATGTGCACTGCCCCTCATGCCATGAAGAAAATCCGGCGAATTTTCAACTGTGCTGGAAGTGTGGAAGCGGATTGGAAGTTGCAGTATATCGCGATCATATCTGA
- a CDS encoding Tex family protein, translated as MLPPIEHRLATALAAKPSQIHATIQLLDDGATIPFIARYRKEATGGLDDAQLRLLAERLHSLRELEKRRTAIIAAIEKQDKMTPELLDVIAHAENKAHLEDLYLPYRKKRRTKAQIAIEAGLQPLADTLLDDPRIDPLIEAAKYLKTPFTTDEGDNPGVADTSQALVGAQHILIERFSEHAPLLQMLRDYLHVHSVLTAKVAKDKKDSDTKFTDYHDYCEAIGKIPSHRALALLRGEREGILKLKLLLNSELEEKNRILAPNPCEQRIARQFNIHDQKRAADSWLIDTVHQAWHNKIFTHLETELMGNLREHAETEAIQVFAQNLKALLLAPPAGACVTIGLDPGLRTGVKVAVVDITGKVLDTATIYPHAPKNDWNGALAILKQLAECHRATLIAIGNGTASRETDLLAKNLIKQYPQLKLTSIMVSEAGASVYSASALASEELPQLDVSLRGAVSIARRLQDPLAELVKIDPKSIGVGQYQHDINQSQLAQSLDAVVEDSVNAVGVDVNTASAALLRYVAGLSSKIAHNIIAYRNTHGMFAKRIDLMKVPSLGEKTFEQAAGFLRIPNGAHPLDASAVHPESYPLVEQILNDTKLNISELIGNQAVLKAIRPEQYANAQFGLLTVKDILKELEKPGRDPRSTFRTAAFKEGIETIKDLRSDMILEGVITNVAAFGAFVDIGVHQDGLVHISALSDKFVKNPHAIVKVGQVVTVKVLDIDEKRKRIALTMQLADNKKIS; from the coding sequence ATGTTACCCCCCATCGAACACCGCCTTGCCACCGCACTTGCAGCAAAACCCTCACAAATCCATGCTACGATTCAATTGCTCGATGATGGCGCTACGATACCGTTTATCGCACGTTACCGCAAGGAAGCGACCGGCGGGTTGGACGATGCACAGTTGCGATTGTTGGCAGAGCGATTGCATAGCCTGCGCGAGCTGGAGAAACGGCGCACAGCAATCATTGCAGCCATTGAAAAGCAAGATAAAATGACGCCGGAATTGCTCGATGTGATCGCACATGCAGAAAACAAAGCGCATTTGGAGGATTTGTATCTGCCGTACCGCAAAAAACGCCGCACCAAAGCACAAATTGCCATCGAAGCGGGCTTACAGCCACTGGCAGATACTTTATTGGACGACCCGAGGATCGACCCGCTCATTGAAGCGGCGAAATACCTGAAGACACCATTTACTACTGACGAAGGCGACAATCCAGGAGTGGCCGATACCAGCCAAGCATTGGTGGGTGCACAGCATATTCTGATCGAACGTTTTTCCGAACATGCCCCGCTGCTGCAAATGTTACGCGATTACCTGCACGTGCACAGTGTTTTGACCGCCAAGGTTGCCAAGGACAAAAAAGACAGCGACACTAAATTCACCGATTATCACGACTATTGCGAAGCTATCGGCAAAATCCCTTCGCATCGTGCGTTGGCGCTGCTACGCGGAGAACGCGAAGGCATTCTGAAACTAAAACTACTGCTGAATTCTGAATTGGAAGAAAAGAATCGGATTTTAGCACCCAATCCATGCGAACAGCGGATCGCGCGCCAATTCAATATCCATGACCAGAAGCGCGCGGCAGATAGCTGGTTGATCGATACTGTGCACCAAGCATGGCACAACAAAATTTTCACGCATCTAGAAACGGAATTAATGGGTAACCTGCGAGAACATGCCGAAACTGAAGCGATCCAGGTATTCGCACAGAACCTCAAAGCCTTGTTGCTTGCACCCCCCGCTGGTGCGTGCGTCACCATCGGACTCGATCCGGGATTGCGCACTGGTGTCAAAGTGGCTGTTGTTGACATTACCGGTAAAGTACTCGACACCGCGACGATTTATCCGCATGCACCAAAAAACGATTGGAACGGTGCGCTGGCGATTTTGAAACAACTGGCGGAATGCCATCGTGCCACGCTGATTGCGATCGGCAACGGTACTGCATCACGCGAAACCGACTTGTTGGCTAAGAATCTGATTAAACAATATCCGCAACTTAAACTCACATCGATTATGGTGTCAGAAGCGGGTGCGTCAGTGTATTCCGCTTCCGCACTGGCGTCGGAAGAATTACCGCAATTGGATGTATCTCTGCGCGGTGCGGTTTCGATCGCACGGCGGTTACAGGATCCCCTGGCCGAGTTGGTCAAGATCGACCCGAAATCGATCGGTGTAGGCCAGTACCAACATGACATAAATCAAAGCCAATTGGCGCAATCGCTCGATGCTGTGGTGGAAGACAGCGTCAATGCCGTCGGTGTTGATGTCAACACCGCATCTGCGGCATTGCTGCGTTATGTCGCCGGGCTCAGCAGCAAAATCGCGCACAACATCATCGCATACCGCAACACCCATGGCATGTTCGCTAAACGCATCGATCTGATGAAAGTCCCGAGCCTGGGTGAGAAAACCTTCGAGCAAGCCGCCGGATTCCTACGTATTCCCAACGGTGCCCATCCACTTGATGCTTCCGCTGTTCACCCGGAATCGTATCCGCTAGTTGAGCAAATACTGAATGACACAAAACTGAACATCTCAGAATTGATCGGCAATCAAGCAGTTTTAAAAGCTATCCGCCCGGAACAATACGCCAATGCGCAATTTGGTTTGTTGACCGTCAAAGACATTCTGAAAGAACTCGAAAAGCCCGGTCGCGATCCTCGCTCCACCTTCAGAACCGCCGCTTTTAAGGAAGGCATTGAAACTATAAAAGACTTACGCTCCGATATGATACTCGAAGGCGTTATCACCAATGTTGCCGCATTCGGTGCATTTGTTGATATCGGTGTGCATCAGGATGGTTTAGTGCATATCTCGGCACTATCAGATAAGTTTGTCAAAAACCCACATGCAATCGTTAAGGTGGGTCAAGTAGTCACAGTCAAGGTATTAGATATTGATGAAAAACGTAAGCGAATTGCGCTAACAATGCAACTTGCTGATAACAAAAAAATATCCTAA